AAGGAGCATCTCATACAGTTGGCTCAACGCATGTAAGAAGGAGTTTCGGTTCTTAGAAAATCCTCGCGAATGGGAGAGAAGGCATCCATGACAAGCACCGTTTGGTTGCCCACCACCTCCACCTCATGGGGTTCTCCAGAGGGCACCCTGTACAGGGCCGGAGCTTCCAAGAGAGTTTCTTTCCCGGCCATACGCCATAGTGTGCGGCCCTGCAAGAGAATGCCCACCTGTTCATGAGGGTGAGAGTGCATGGCTATCTTGACACCTGGTTCCAGCTGGAAGTAGGCCAGCATCACCTTTTCCAAGGCAAACACAAATCGTTTAATTCCAGGCGCGATGTTCTCCCAAACAACTGTGTGCAAATCCTGAAAGAGCTCCATGGCCTTACCTCCGATTTAAACCAAAGTACGAAGCTTAGCTAACACCCAATGGGCAATGATGGCTAGATCCTGCTGGGCAGGATACCCCCAACTTGTAAGAGCAGATATTCCAAAGTCTCAAAAGACCCTTCTTTACAAGATGGCCCAAACTCACCTGCACCAGCATCTCAATTCATCGGGCAGCAATGCAACTCGAATTGGAGAAGCCTGGGTGCAAGGAAGGTAACTCAGCCTTGCAATGGCGTCAAGCATCCTGGCTGAGAAGCCCTTGGAGAATGCGTTTGGTTTTTTCCAGATTTAAGAACTCAGCTACAAAAGGGTGTTTTGGATCCCTTATCAATTCCCCTGGGCTGCCAATCTGCAGAATCCTGCCCTGGTGGATGATGGCTATTCTGTGGGAGAGCCACATCCCATCCAGTCGGTCGTGGGTGCTCATCACAACGGTGGTGCCCATGG
Above is a genomic segment from bacterium containing:
- a CDS encoding cupin domain-containing protein, with amino-acid sequence MELFQDLHTVVWENIAPGIKRFVFALEKVMLAYFQLEPGVKIAMHSHPHEQVGILLQGRTLWRMAGKETLLEAPALYRVPSGEPHEVEVVGNQTVLVMDAFSPIREDFLRTETPSYMR